A genomic region of Ochotona princeps isolate mOchPri1 chromosome 17, mOchPri1.hap1, whole genome shotgun sequence contains the following coding sequences:
- the B9D1 gene encoding B9 domain-containing protein 1 isoform X1, producing MATPTPSVFLLMVNGQVESAQFPEYDDLYCKYCFVYGQDWAPTAGLEEGISQITSKSHDVRQALVWNFPIDVTFKSTNPYGWPQIVLSVYGPDVFGNDVVRGYGAVHVPFAPGRYKKTIPMFVPESTSKLQKFTSWFMGRRPEYTDPKVVAQGEGREVTRVRSQGFVTLLFNVVTKDMRKLGYDAGPADTQGTLGPSPAQGIPR from the exons ATGGCGACTCCGACTCCCAGCGTCTTCCTGCTCATGGTCAACGGGCAGGTGGAGAGCGCCCAG TTCCCCGAGTACGACGACCTGTACTGTAAGTACTGCTTCGtgtatggccaggactgggcaccCACCGCG gggctggaggagggcATCTCCCAGATCACATCCAAGAGCCACGATGTGCGGCAGGCGCTGGTGTGGAACTTCCCCATCGACGTCACCTTTAAGAGCACCAACCCCTACGGCT GGCCACAGATCGTGCTCAGCGTGTACGGCCCGGATGTGTTTGGGAACGACGTGGTCCGTGGCTACGGGGCAGTGCATGTGCCCTTTGCCCCTGGCCG GTACAAAAAGACCATCCCCATGTTTGTCCCAGAGTCCACGTCCAAACTACAGAAGTTCACCAG CTGGTTCATGGGACGGCGGCCCGAGTACACAGACCCTAAGGTGGTGGCCCAGGGAGAAGGCCGGGAAG TGACGCGCGTCCGCTCCCAGGGTTTCGTCACCCTCCTCTTCAACGTGGTGACCAAGGACATGAGGAAGCTGGGCTATGATGCTGGGCCTGCAGACACACAGGGCACTTtggggcccagcccagcacagggcaTCCCCCGGTGA
- the B9D1 gene encoding B9 domain-containing protein 1 isoform X2, with protein sequence MATPTPSVFLLMVNGQVESAQFPEYDDLYCKYCFVYGQDWAPTAGHRSCSACTARMCLGTTWSVATGQCMCPLPLAGTKRPSPCLSQSPRPNYRSSPAGSWDGGPSTQTLRWWPREKAGK encoded by the exons ATGGCGACTCCGACTCCCAGCGTCTTCCTGCTCATGGTCAACGGGCAGGTGGAGAGCGCCCAG TTCCCCGAGTACGACGACCTGTACTGTAAGTACTGCTTCGtgtatggccaggactgggcaccCACCGCG GGCCACAGATCGTGCTCAGCGTGTACGGCCCGGATGTGTTTGGGAACGACGTGGTCCGTGGCTACGGGGCAGTGCATGTGCCCTTTGCCCCTGGCCG GTACAAAAAGACCATCCCCATGTTTGTCCCAGAGTCCACGTCCAAACTACAGAAGTTCACCAG CTGGTTCATGGGACGGCGGCCCGAGTACACAGACCCTAAGGTGGTGGCCCAGGGAGAAGGCCGGGAAG TGA
- the EPN2 gene encoding epsin-2 isoform X4, producing MSREVAEQEERLRRGDDLRLQMALEESRRDTVKVPKRKEHGARPPQTPLLDLLDALPSSGPTTQKSEPWGPAASANQTNPWGGPAAPASASDPWPSFGAKPAASVDPWGVPTGTSAHTVPKSSDPWAAPQQPAPGAGKTDTWGVASAAKPMSTSGSFELFSNVNGTVKDDFSEFDNLRTAKKAAEPVAPLPSQDNGTTSPDPFESQPLPAASSKPSSARKTPESFLGPNAALVNLDSLVTRPTPPAQSLNPFLAPGTGATSAPVNPFQVNQPQPLTLNQLRGSPVLGSSASFGPSPGLEPLATAPMTSTAPHPALGAGGPSLAPLGPSATNMVGSVGLPPSAAQASGTTNPFLL from the exons ATGAGCAGAGAGGTGGCTGAGCAG GAAGAGCGCCTCAGGCGGGGCGATGACCTCAGGCTTCAGATGGCCCTCGAGGAGAGCCGGAGAGACACCGTCAAAGTTCCCAAGAGGAAAGAG CACGGTGCCCGCCCGCCGCAGACGCCTCTGTTGGACTTGCTGGATGCTCTCCCCAGCTCAGGCCCCACCACCCAGAAGTCAGAGCCCTGGGGCCCGGCAGCCTCTGCAAACCAGACCAACCCCTGGGGCGGCCCAGCAGCTCCTGCGAGCGCTTCAGACCCCTGGCCGTCATTTG GTGCCAAGCCAGCTGCTTCTGTTGACCCATGGGGAGTGCCCACTGGAACCAGCGCACACACTGTTCCCAAGAGCTCAGACCCCTGGGCAGCTCCGCAGCAGCCAGCCCCTGGTGCAGGGAAGACTGACACCTGGGGTGTGGCCTCCGCCGCCAAGCCCATGTCCACATCTG GGTCCTTTGAGCTCTTCAGTAACGTGAATGGTACAGTTAAAGACGACTTCTCTGAGTTTGACAACCTACGAACTGCAAAGAAAGCAG CAGAGCCTGTggcccctctgccttcccaggacaacGGGACTACTAGCCCTGACCCCTTTGagtcccagcccctgccagctgcctCAAGTAAGCCCAGCAGCGCCCGGAAAACGCCCGAGTCCTTCTTGGGCCCCAACGCAGCCCTGGTGAACCTTGACTCACTGGTGACCAGGCCCACGCCGCCGGCCCAGTCCCTCAACCCTTTCCTGGCTCCAG GTACAGGCGCCACCTCAGCCCCGGTGAACCCCTTCCAGGTgaaccagccccagccactgaccCTGAACCAGCTGCGGGGGAGCCCAGTCCTCGGGAGCAGTGCATCCTTCGGGCCTAGTCCAGGGCTGGAGCCTCTGGCCACAGCCCCCATGACCTCCACAGCCCCACACCCAGCTCTGGGGGCTGGGGGCCCCTCTCTGGCACCCCTGGGCCCCTCAGCGACGAACATGGTGGGCAGTGTGGGCCTTCCTCCATCAGCAGCCCAGGCCTCTGGCACGACCAACCCTTTCCTTCTCTAG